In one Agathobacter rectalis ATCC 33656 genomic region, the following are encoded:
- a CDS encoding TadE/TadG family type IV pilus assembly protein: MRKRIKDERGAIVVEATISFTAFIFLLYIIYSIVDICYIQAKMSIALNSAATDISQYSYLYYKFGIDSVDNAASNAASSSRALAKHTLNGMDKIMTGISDIDSSLSDIENGSSDFESLMTAYDETKGGASDLAANINDYGDALAEDPMGFVKGMGMLALNEGSSAGKSYLAQSMGRAFMKKNLKDSNGGDVNAFLKQYHVKDGLDGLSFAGTEFLVSTDGKSSNALRLTCSYDVKVVNLLNTDITIRFCQSASTDVWGKGVSAKK; encoded by the coding sequence ATGAGAAAACGTATAAAGGATGAAAGAGGAGCTATTGTTGTTGAGGCAACGATTTCGTTTACTGCCTTTATTTTCCTGTTGTACATCATCTATTCGATAGTTGATATATGCTACATACAGGCAAAGATGAGCATAGCGTTAAACAGTGCGGCGACAGATATCTCGCAGTACTCCTATCTGTATTATAAGTTTGGTATTGATTCGGTGGACAATGCGGCAAGCAATGCGGCTTCAAGCAGTAGGGCATTGGCAAAGCATACATTAAATGGTATGGATAAGATTATGACAGGAATATCGGATATAGATAGCAGCTTGTCGGATATAGAGAATGGCTCTTCTGATTTTGAAAGTCTAATGACCGCTTATGATGAGACAAAGGGTGGAGCATCAGATTTGGCTGCCAATATTAATGACTATGGAGATGCTTTGGCAGAAGATCCTATGGGTTTTGTAAAGGGTATGGGTATGCTTGCATTGAATGAGGGTTCGTCTGCAGGCAAGTCATATCTGGCACAGTCTATGGGAAGAGCTTTTATGAAGAAGAATCTTAAGGATTCAAATGGTGGGGATGTCAACGCTTTTTTGAAACAGTATCATGTAAAGGATGGTCTGGATGGGCTTTCGTTTGCTGGCACGGAGTTCTTGGTATCAACGGATGGCAAATCAAGTAATGCCCTAAGGTTGACTTGCTCATATGATGTGAAGGTTGTCAATCTGCTTAATACAGATATCACCATCAGATTTTGTCAGAGTGCATCAACCGATGTGTGGGGCAAGGGAGTTAGTGCGAAAAAATAG
- a CDS encoding prepilin peptidase: protein MKTNDILMILISIILCGVSIYILIRNKEKKSKKLIVYCIIGMFLVMIDACMLQFFYHDNAIYKNFRMIALLSIMASVAYVDFTELRIPNEYIITGLVYWVLSIFVELICSSQFIVANIISSLIAAAALFIASLLCKICIRGSIGAGDIKLFVVMGLLLGLDGIWSAIFLSLVLSFITAIYFLITKRKGKKDAMAFGPALAIGTWLSIFLTGM, encoded by the coding sequence ATGAAAACAAATGATATTTTAATGATACTCATTTCAATTATTCTATGTGGAGTGAGTATCTATATACTGATCAGAAATAAAGAAAAAAAGAGTAAAAAGCTTATTGTCTATTGTATTATAGGTATGTTTCTTGTCATGATAGATGCATGTATGCTTCAGTTCTTTTATCACGATAATGCAATTTATAAGAATTTTAGGATGATAGCACTTCTTTCAATTATGGCATCTGTTGCATATGTTGATTTCACGGAGCTAAGGATTCCAAATGAATATATTATTACAGGACTTGTATACTGGGTGTTAAGTATATTTGTTGAGCTGATATGTAGCAGTCAGTTTATTGTTGCCAATATCATTTCTTCGCTTATTGCAGCGGCAGCCCTGTTTATAGCTTCTTTGCTTTGCAAGATATGTATCAGGGGGTCGATTGGTGCCGGGGATATAAAGCTGTTTGTGGTTATGGGGCTATTGCTTGGGCTTGATGGAATATGGAGCGCTATATTTCTTTCTCTTGTTTTATCATTTATCACAGCAATTTATTTTCTTATTACAAAAAGAAAAGGCAAAAAGGATGCAATGGCATTTGGTCCGGCTCTTGCTATAGGAACGTGGTTATCAATATTTTTGACTGGAATGTAG